A genomic region of Chryseobacterium sp. KACC 21268 contains the following coding sequences:
- a CDS encoding DUF4290 domain-containing protein produces MDYNTDRTQLLLPEYGRNIQQLVEHCKTLQTKEERNEMALAIIEFMGQRNPHLRDEENYKHKLWDHLFILADHNLDVDSPYPVLSADDLITKPRKMDYPSLDNAYKFYGKSILQLIEKAIALEEGDEKEALTHVIANNMKKSYNVYNKEHVQDDVIFRHLKELSNDKLDLTTLESLERSKIYYAANRNNNNRNPNSNNRNPNQNNNNNNRRNNFQNHKNKRK; encoded by the coding sequence ATGGATTATAATACCGACAGAACACAACTATTACTGCCCGAATATGGGCGCAACATACAGCAGCTGGTGGAGCATTGCAAAACCCTGCAAACAAAAGAGGAAAGAAATGAAATGGCGCTTGCCATCATCGAGTTTATGGGACAGAGAAACCCACATCTTCGCGATGAGGAAAACTACAAGCACAAGCTTTGGGACCACTTGTTTATTTTGGCAGACCACAACTTGGATGTAGATTCTCCGTATCCGGTACTTTCTGCGGATGACCTGATCACGAAACCTAGAAAAATGGACTATCCTTCTTTGGATAATGCTTATAAATTCTACGGAAAGAGCATCCTGCAATTGATAGAAAAAGCCATCGCACTGGAAGAAGGCGACGAAAAAGAAGCTTTGACCCACGTGATCGCCAACAATATGAAAAAGTCCTACAATGTCTACAACAAGGAACACGTGCAGGACGATGTGATCTTCCGCCACTTGAAGGAACTTTCCAATGACAAATTGGACCTTACCACTTTGGAATCTCTGGAAAGAAGCAAGATCTACTACGCTGCCAACAGGAACAATAACAACAGGAACCCAAATAGTAACAACAGGAATCCAAATCAAAATAATAACAACAATAACAGAAGGAATAACTTCCAAAACCATAAAAACAAGAGAAAATAA
- a CDS encoding DUF393 domain-containing protein gives MTTDISVSFKDKNIVFYDGECGFCNHWVQWILEKDKNDKFLFSSLQSEFGQKFLNERNLPNQVFDTLYLWKPDSFYLTKYQAILEIASEIGGIYSLASIGKILPDAIGNQFYNLVSRNRKKLAANQCFLPSAEQRKKFIN, from the coding sequence ATGACCACAGATATCTCAGTAAGTTTCAAAGACAAGAACATCGTTTTCTATGATGGCGAATGTGGATTTTGCAACCATTGGGTGCAATGGATCTTGGAGAAGGATAAAAATGACAAGTTCTTGTTCTCGTCATTACAATCGGAATTTGGACAGAAATTTTTGAATGAACGAAATCTGCCCAACCAGGTTTTTGATACGCTTTACCTTTGGAAACCAGATAGTTTTTACTTGACCAAATATCAGGCGATTTTGGAAATAGCTTCAGAAATTGGCGGTATTTATTCTTTGGCTTCAATTGGTAAAATACTTCCTGATGCGATCGGGAATCAATTCTACAATCTCGTTTCCAGAAATCGTAAAAAATTGGCTGCAAATCAATGTTTCTTACCGAGTGCGGAACAGCGGAAAAAATTCATCAACTAA